The Vicinamibacterales bacterium genomic sequence GGTCGCCGCCGACATCGTCACGGTGATCCAGGACTACGTGTCGCTCCGGAAGGCGGGCGCCAGCTACAAGGGCCTCTGCCCGTTCCACAACGAGAAGTCGCCGTCGTTCACGGTCAACCGGGACAAGGGCTTCTTCCACTGCTTCGGCTGCAACACCGGGGGCGACGTCTTCAAGTTCATCGAACTCCAGGAGAAGCTGGGGTTCCAGGACACGGTCCGGTTCGTCGCCGGCAAGTTCGGCATCCCGCTGCCCGAGCTGGAGGCCGGCGAAGGCCAGACCGAGAGCGCGGCCGAGCGCGAGGCGCTGCTCAAGATGCACGAGGTGGCCGCCGCCCATTTCGGCGAGCAGCTCGCCTCGCCGGCCGGCGCGCGCCACCGCGAGTACCTGCAGAAGAACCGCGGGCTCACGCCCCAGACGGTCGACGCGCTGCGCCTCGGCTGGGCGCCGCCCACGCGCGACGCCCTCTACCGCCGGCTCAAGGACCAGGGCTTTCCCGAGGGGCTGATCCGCCAGAGCGGCCTCGTGTCGGTGCGCGACGACGGCACGGTGGTCGACCGTTTCCGCAACCGGCTGATGGTGCCCATCGCGCGCGACAGCGGCTCCATCGTCGCCTTCGGCGGCCGCGCGCTCGAACCGGACCAGGTGCCGAAGTACCTGAACTCGCCCGAGACGCCCATCTACACGAAGAGCCGGACGCTCTACGGCCTCAACCTGACGAAGAGCGAGCTGCGCGCGTCGAAGTTCGCGATCGTCGTGGAGGGCTACTTCGACTTCGCGCAGCTCTACCAGGCGGGGGGCCTCCCGGTGGTGGCCACGTGCGGCACGGCGCTCACCACGCAGCAGGCCCAGATGCTGCGACGGTTCGTGCCGAAGGTGATCATCAACTTCGATCCCGACAACGCCGGGCAGTCGGCGGCCGAGCGGTCCAGCGAGCTGCTCGTGGAGGCGAACTTCAGCGTCAACGTGCTGCGCCTGCCGGGAGGCGACGACCCCGACACGTTCGTCCAGAAGCACGGGCGCGAGGCGTACCTGGCCGAGCTGAAGCGGTCCCAGCAGTACCTCGAGTTCCTCCTCGACCGTGCGGCCGCTGCACACAATCTCACCCGTGACGAGGGCCGGCGGGAGTTCCTGCACCAGATGCTGGCGGTGGCCGCCCGCGTCCCGGATCCCGCCGCCCGCGACCAGTTCGCCGACCGCCTCGCCCACCGGGCGCGGGTGACCGAAGAGGTGGTCCGCGCCGAGATCCGGAAGGCGGCGGCAGCGCGCCGGACCACCGTGCCGCTCCCGGCTCCGGTGGCCAACACGCCGCTGACGGAGACCGAACGCGGGCTGCTCTGGGCGATCGTGCATGAGCCAGAGCAGGCGGCGGCGGCGCTCCTTCTACTGCAAGATGTTGATTTGGAAGGACTTGCGTCCCAATCCCTGCTGCAGGCCGCCCGACGCGTGGCCCAGGAGGCCCCTGGCATGTTGCCAACCGCGCTCATGGCGCGTCTAAGTGATAGGGAGGCACGGTTGCTGACGAAGGCCGGGGCGGAGCGTCAGGCCCCCGTGCTCGACCTGACGGCGT encodes the following:
- the dnaG gene encoding DNA primase, with amino-acid sequence MPKFPQSFIDEVRVAADIVTVIQDYVSLRKAGASYKGLCPFHNEKSPSFTVNRDKGFFHCFGCNTGGDVFKFIELQEKLGFQDTVRFVAGKFGIPLPELEAGEGQTESAAEREALLKMHEVAAAHFGEQLASPAGARHREYLQKNRGLTPQTVDALRLGWAPPTRDALYRRLKDQGFPEGLIRQSGLVSVRDDGTVVDRFRNRLMVPIARDSGSIVAFGGRALEPDQVPKYLNSPETPIYTKSRTLYGLNLTKSELRASKFAIVVEGYFDFAQLYQAGGLPVVATCGTALTTQQAQMLRRFVPKVIINFDPDNAGQSAAERSSELLVEANFSVNVLRLPGGDDPDTFVQKHGREAYLAELKRSQQYLEFLLDRAAAAHNLTRDEGRREFLHQMLAVAARVPDPAARDQFADRLAHRARVTEEVVRAEIRKAAAARRTTVPLPAPVANTPLTETERGLLWAIVHEPEQAAAALLLLQDVDLEGLASQSLLQAARRVAQEAPGMLPTALMARLSDREARLLTKAGAERQAPVLDLTACVEALGKARTRRELADIDREIAQLAASDTGSARLTELVMKKIAIRRQLGER